The following are encoded in a window of Cervus canadensis isolate Bull #8, Minnesota chromosome 11, ASM1932006v1, whole genome shotgun sequence genomic DNA:
- the LOC122450498 gene encoding olfactory receptor 8J3-like, producing the protein MAHGNFTRVTEFILTGVSEHPDLQIPLFFVFLVIYGLTVTGNLSIITLTSVDPRLQTPMYFFLRHLAIINLGNSTVIAPKMLINFLGKKHTSSYYECAIQLGGFLVFIVAEVLMLAVMAYDRYVAICNPLLYMAVVSRRICLLLASLTYLYSFSTAVVASSSVFSVTYCSCNIINHFYCDIAPLLALSCSDTSFPETFVFISAATNLVFSITVVLVSYFNIVLSILKISSSEGRKKAFSTCVSHMMAVSVFYGMMIFMYAQPQTNHSMDTNKVASVFYTLVIPMLNPIIYSLRNKDVKDALKRFLTNPCLSFKLM; encoded by the coding sequence ATGGCTCATGGAAATTTCACCCGAGTCACTGAGTTTATTCTCACAGGAGTCTCAGAACATCCAGACCTCCAGATCCCACTCTTCTTTGTCTTCCTGGTCATCTATGGACTGACCGTGACAGGCAACCTAAGCATCATCACCCTCACCAGTGTGGACCCTCGACTTCAGAcccccatgtatttcttcctcagGCACTTGGCCATCATCAATCTTGGCAATTCAACTGTCATTGCTCCTAAAATGCTGATCAACTTCTTAGGAAAGAAACACACCTCCTCCTACTATGAATGTGCCATTCAGCTAGGAGGGTTCTTGGTTTTCATTGTAGCTGAGGTGCTCATGTTagctgtgatggcctatgaccgctacgtggccattTGTAACCCCCTGCTCTACATGGCGGTGGTGTCTCGGCGGATCTGCCTTCTGCTGGCTTCCCTCACATACCTCTATAGCTTTTCCACAGCTGTTGTGGCCTCATCTTCTGTATTCTCTGTGACTTACTGCTCTTGCAATATCATCAAtcatttttattgtgatattGCCCCTCTGCTAGCATTGTCCTGCTCTGATACTTCCTTTCCAGAAACATTTGTGTTCATATCTGCAGCTACAAATCTGGTGTTTTCCATAACTGTAGTTCTTGTATCTTATTTCAACATTGTTTTGTCCATTCTTAAAATAAGTtcatcagaaggaaggaaaaaagcctTTTCCACGTGTGTGTCACATATGATGGCGGTGTCTGTCTTCTATGGGATGATGATATTCATGTATGCGCAGCCTCAAACTAACCATTCTATGGATACTAATAAAGTGGCCTCTGTGTTTTATACTCTGGTGATTCCCATGCTGAACCCCATaatctacagcctgaggaacaagGATGTGAAGGATGCCTTAAAGAGATTTCTGACAAATCCGTGCCTGTCTTTTAAATTGATGTAA